One window from the genome of Treponema sp. OMZ 838 encodes:
- the folP gene encoding dihydropteroate synthase, which yields MRLHLDCGKGHIIKTDLPAFIMGIVNATPDSFYEPSRSISLEKGLERVLALEAEGTDIIDIGGESSRPGSSYISEEEELERVIPLIEAVRKRSAIPISVDTRKAAVMKAAFKAGATLCNDISALTDDPALGTLIAEESGAVVLMHKQGTPPTMQQNVPQYGNVVTEVRDYLEERAAYALNCGIAHECIIIDYGIGFGKTVEDNYRLITASAYFTGLGYPLLAGLSRKSFIGAVTGGSPEQRLAGTLAATMYAVQQGASIVRVHDVAETRELLLVLKELQKYGTT from the coding sequence ATGCGGTTGCATCTTGATTGCGGAAAAGGGCATATCATAAAAACTGATTTACCGGCTTTTATTATGGGAATTGTTAATGCAACGCCCGATTCATTTTATGAACCGAGCCGTTCGATAAGCCTGGAAAAAGGCTTGGAGCGAGTATTGGCATTGGAAGCGGAAGGCACCGACATTATCGACATCGGAGGGGAATCTTCCCGTCCCGGTTCTTCCTATATCAGTGAAGAAGAAGAACTCGAGCGGGTTATCCCCTTAATCGAGGCTGTCCGGAAGCGCAGCGCTATTCCCATATCCGTAGATACACGGAAAGCGGCGGTTATGAAGGCTGCTTTTAAGGCTGGCGCAACGCTGTGTAACGATATTTCGGCTTTAACCGATGATCCGGCTCTCGGTACGCTGATTGCGGAAGAAAGCGGCGCCGTTGTCCTTATGCATAAACAGGGAACGCCGCCGACAATGCAGCAAAATGTTCCGCAGTATGGAAATGTAGTAACGGAAGTACGGGATTACCTTGAAGAACGGGCTGCATACGCTCTAAACTGCGGAATAGCGCATGAGTGTATCATTATCGACTACGGTATCGGTTTTGGGAAGACGGTTGAAGATAATTACCGGTTGATTACGGCAAGTGCCTATTTTACCGGCTTGGGCTATCCGCTTTTAGCAGGACTTTCGCGGAAGTCGTTTATCGGCGCCGTTACCGGCGGTTCTCCCGAACAACGGCTTGCCGGAACGCTTGCCGCAACGATGTATGCGGTGCAGCAAGGCGCGTCGATTGTGCGGGTTCACGATGTTGCGGAAACGCGGGAACTATTACTGGTGTTAAAGGAATTGCAAAAATATGGAACTACTTAG
- a CDS encoding VRR-NUC domain-containing protein: protein MKKNSSMLNKEIAEGTVIREVKAVIELTGLAIQRINTGAFAIGTGKARRFIRTANKGTLDFEGYDNRGRFVGIECKRPVGGRLSAEQKYRINDINKKGGVAFVVTSGEAALQQLKNAGCI, encoded by the coding sequence ATGAAAAAGAATAGTTCTATGCTCAACAAAGAAATCGCGGAAGGTACGGTGATCCGCGAGGTAAAAGCCGTAATTGAATTAACCGGCCTTGCAATCCAACGGATAAATACCGGCGCTTTTGCAATCGGTACCGGCAAGGCGCGCCGCTTTATCCGCACTGCTAACAAAGGAACGCTCGATTTTGAAGGTTACGATAACCGCGGGCGGTTCGTCGGTATCGAGTGCAAGCGTCCGGTTGGCGGGCGTTTATCGGCAGAGCAAAAATACAGAATTAACGACATAAACAAAAAAGGCGGCGTTGCATTCGTGGTAACGAGTGGAGAAGCCGCATTACAGCAGCTGAAAAACGCGGGCTGTATATAA
- a CDS encoding AAA family ATPase, whose amino-acid sequence MAVIVAVMGESGTGKSTSLRNFKQGEASVVNVSKKPLPFRNTLSVLKTDNYQDIQTMLTRAQAKSIVIDDAQYLMAFEYMHRAKEKGFEKFTDIGANFFNLTQTAVALPDDKIIYFLFHIERTKDGNEKCKTIGQLLDEKITLEGLFTIVLKTVVLLDGSNQRQFCFATVNNGSDTVKTPMGMFAEPLIPNDLKAVDTVIREYYGMPENIFTPPHSNTTQQEAKQRNAQNKDMPPQNPSNQQSSILNFAKPHAETV is encoded by the coding sequence ATGGCAGTCATTGTCGCAGTAATGGGAGAAAGCGGAACGGGTAAATCAACCAGTTTACGCAATTTCAAGCAAGGGGAGGCATCGGTAGTTAATGTATCAAAAAAGCCGCTTCCTTTCCGCAACACATTATCAGTTTTAAAAACGGATAACTATCAAGACATTCAAACGATGCTCACGCGGGCGCAGGCAAAAAGTATCGTCATAGACGACGCGCAATACTTAATGGCTTTTGAGTATATGCACCGCGCAAAGGAAAAGGGGTTTGAAAAATTTACCGATATTGGCGCGAACTTTTTTAACCTGACACAAACAGCTGTTGCGCTTCCTGATGATAAGATTATCTATTTTCTTTTCCATATCGAACGAACAAAAGATGGGAATGAAAAGTGTAAAACGATTGGGCAACTGCTCGATGAGAAAATAACGCTTGAAGGGCTTTTTACCATCGTTTTAAAAACAGTCGTGCTATTAGACGGAAGCAATCAACGGCAGTTCTGTTTTGCAACAGTAAACAATGGTAGCGACACGGTAAAAACACCGATGGGGATGTTCGCAGAGCCGCTTATTCCGAATGATTTAAAAGCGGTTGATACGGTTATCCGCGAATATTACGGAATGCCTGAAAACATTTTCACGCCGCCGCATTCCAATACCACGCAGCAAGAAGCAAAGCAGAGAAATGCACAAAACAAAGATATGCCGCCGCAAAATCCTAGCAATCAGCAATCTTCTATTTTAAACTTCGCCAAACCACATGCAGAGACGGTCTAA
- a CDS encoding DUF1351 domain-containing protein, with product MKKKDEFIFDERFHVYRLNGEIIPSVTKIIRTIAGKDLSHIPPDILQKAAARGTAIHKEIETGVIQSVEAKWIEQNIIRSSCKFEQQFYHTIDDFTYAGTADIVASDTLFDIKTQKEADVLSWALQLNLYNLFFKKKCLKVLHTPNTGNFSVVDIPFLSMEQIQEVISTYLQGAQLREDFMNTQEDKKEVVEMPPLALNLEVVEQNIGTLNTNAAQLLERVKERLAFYSIDRYSGKNIAAAKKDKAELNNAAQMLNAERIRIEKEFMKPIETFKATVSETVSLIKECSANIDVIVKEVEQKEKDNKKAIIIEYFESLHFSLVDFEMLFNPKWLNKTTKLKDIQDEMRGRIEKIEADLSVLERIGEAEAKQYYLSTLNLDAALAKADEIKANRERLAALEKAQAEQKEHALSEKERLDMEAAGEEIPLAYDAYCPSSTSFSDSAQTETEPQEREEKLQVTFMVIGTADQLVDLEAYMKKAQLRYTFQ from the coding sequence ATGAAGAAAAAAGATGAGTTTATTTTTGATGAGAGATTCCATGTATACCGGCTAAACGGCGAAATCATTCCATCCGTTACAAAAATCATCCGCACTATTGCAGGAAAAGATTTATCACATATTCCTCCTGACATTTTGCAAAAAGCAGCGGCGCGCGGTACGGCAATTCATAAAGAAATTGAAACAGGTGTTATTCAATCCGTTGAAGCAAAATGGATTGAACAGAATATCATTCGTTCATCCTGCAAATTTGAGCAGCAGTTTTACCATACCATTGATGATTTTACCTATGCCGGAACTGCCGACATTGTTGCAAGCGATACGCTTTTTGATATTAAAACACAGAAAGAAGCGGACGTATTGAGCTGGGCGCTCCAACTCAACCTGTACAATCTCTTTTTCAAAAAGAAGTGTTTAAAGGTTTTGCATACGCCGAATACGGGTAATTTTTCGGTTGTCGATATTCCGTTTTTATCAATGGAGCAGATACAAGAAGTCATTAGCACCTATTTACAAGGCGCTCAATTACGGGAGGATTTTATGAATACACAGGAAGATAAAAAAGAAGTTGTTGAAATGCCTCCGCTTGCACTCAATCTTGAGGTTGTTGAACAGAATATCGGCACACTGAATACAAACGCCGCACAGCTATTAGAACGAGTTAAAGAGCGTCTTGCGTTTTATTCGATAGACCGCTATAGCGGCAAAAACATCGCAGCGGCAAAAAAGGATAAGGCAGAGTTAAACAACGCGGCGCAAATGCTCAATGCAGAACGTATCCGCATTGAAAAAGAATTTATGAAGCCGATCGAAACATTTAAAGCAACAGTTTCAGAAACGGTAAGTCTCATCAAAGAATGCTCGGCAAATATTGATGTAATTGTCAAAGAAGTTGAGCAAAAAGAAAAAGATAATAAGAAAGCGATCATTATCGAATACTTTGAATCGCTTCATTTTTCACTTGTTGATTTTGAGATGCTGTTTAATCCGAAGTGGCTTAATAAAACAACAAAGCTCAAAGACATTCAAGACGAGATGCGCGGGCGGATTGAAAAGATTGAAGCCGATTTAAGTGTTCTTGAGCGTATCGGAGAAGCGGAAGCGAAGCAATATTATTTATCAACGCTGAACCTCGATGCGGCTCTTGCAAAAGCGGATGAAATCAAAGCGAACAGGGAACGGCTTGCTGCTCTTGAAAAAGCTCAGGCAGAACAAAAAGAGCACGCATTGTCCGAAAAAGAGCGGCTCGATATGGAGGCGGCCGGAGAAGAAATCCCCTTGGCATACGATGCTTATTGTCCATCTTCGACATCTTTCTCCGATTCGGCACAGACAGAAACGGAGCCACAAGAAAGAGAAGAAAAGTTACAGGTTACTTTTATGGTAATTGGAACGGCAGATCAGTTAGTTGATCTTGAGGCATATATGAAAAAGGCACAGTTGCGCTATACATTTCAATAG
- a CDS encoding DNA methyltransferase — MTYEEFLKEKIAIASSSGFSVAENDIHPILKPHQKDAVKWAIAGGCRAVFASFGLGKTVIQLEILRLILAREGGKALIVTPLNIVDEFYHDAQMLLDNLPIRYIKTQEDIAAASEAILITNYERVRDGNINLESFTACSLDEASVLRSFGSKTYQEFLPKFKNVKYKFVATATPSPNKYKELIHYAGFLGVMDTGQALTRFFKRDSTKANNLTLYPHKEKEFWIWVSTWALFITKPSDVNPSYSDSGYDLPALNVIYHKVSVDNATAGCEDDGQVKMFRDAALGLKEASKEKRDSISDRVAQTLQIVQAAPEDHFILWHNLEAERHALQKAFPDAGFVYGSQDLEKNVEITRAFKSGKLQYLATKPDISAQGGNMQYHCHKCIFVGIDYKFNDFIQAVHRIYRFQQSYPVEVHIIYTESEQAVLKALEEKWEQHKHLVFQMTEIVRKYGLSSVTLAEKLARTIGVERKVVEGKNFKAVLNDNCIELPTMADNTVDLVVTSIPFSNHYEYTPTYNDFGHNENNEKFFQQMDFLTPHLLRVLKPGRLACVHVKDRILFGNATGDGMPTVDPFSDMTVFHFLKHGFRYMGRIIITTDVVRENNQTYRLGWTEQCKDGSKMGVGCPEYILLFRKLPTDTTKAYADTPVQKTKEAYSRGRWQIDAHAYWRSSGNRLVTLEELKECPVSDMQKLYRRYSKEHVYNYAEHVRLAEELDEARKLPASFSVISNASPSEYVWDDVNRMYTLNSEQSRKALNMHICPLQIDVVERLIERYSNPKEVIYDPFAGLFTVPYIAVKKGRYGIGHELNEISFNDGVAYLKEADIEKTAPTLFDFDDFKITK, encoded by the coding sequence ATGACATACGAAGAATTTTTGAAAGAGAAAATCGCAATCGCATCATCAAGCGGTTTTTCTGTAGCTGAAAATGACATACATCCTATTTTAAAGCCTCATCAAAAAGATGCCGTAAAGTGGGCAATTGCCGGAGGCTGCCGTGCTGTTTTTGCAAGTTTCGGCTTAGGCAAAACGGTTATACAGCTCGAGATACTCCGTTTGATTTTAGCAAGAGAAGGCGGCAAGGCGTTGATTGTAACACCTTTGAATATCGTTGACGAATTTTATCACGATGCGCAAATGCTTCTTGATAATCTTCCTATACGGTATATTAAAACGCAAGAAGATATAGCGGCGGCAAGTGAAGCAATTCTTATTACAAATTATGAACGTGTGCGGGATGGGAATATCAATCTTGAATCATTCACAGCATGTAGTTTAGACGAAGCGTCTGTACTGCGTTCTTTCGGCTCAAAAACCTATCAAGAGTTTTTGCCAAAGTTTAAAAATGTCAAATATAAGTTTGTTGCAACAGCGACGCCCTCTCCGAATAAATATAAAGAGCTTATCCATTACGCAGGTTTTTTAGGCGTGATGGACACCGGTCAAGCCCTTACCCGTTTTTTTAAGCGGGACAGCACGAAAGCTAACAATCTTACACTTTATCCGCATAAAGAAAAAGAATTTTGGATATGGGTTTCCACGTGGGCGCTTTTTATTACAAAACCTTCCGATGTTAATCCTTCCTATTCCGATAGCGGGTATGATTTACCGGCGTTAAACGTTATCTATCATAAGGTATCGGTTGATAATGCAACGGCCGGATGTGAAGATGACGGGCAAGTAAAAATGTTTCGAGATGCCGCGCTCGGTTTAAAAGAAGCATCGAAAGAAAAGAGAGACAGTATCAGCGATCGAGTAGCGCAAACACTTCAGATAGTGCAGGCCGCCCCTGAAGATCATTTTATCCTCTGGCATAATTTAGAGGCAGAGAGGCACGCTCTTCAAAAAGCCTTCCCTGATGCAGGTTTTGTGTATGGCAGTCAAGATCTTGAAAAGAACGTCGAAATTACGAGGGCTTTTAAAAGTGGCAAATTGCAATATCTTGCGACCAAGCCTGATATATCGGCACAAGGCGGCAATATGCAATACCATTGCCACAAATGTATTTTTGTCGGTATTGATTATAAGTTCAATGATTTTATCCAAGCCGTACACCGCATCTATCGGTTTCAACAGTCGTACCCTGTTGAAGTACATATTATCTATACCGAAAGCGAACAAGCAGTATTAAAGGCATTAGAGGAAAAATGGGAGCAACATAAGCATCTTGTATTCCAGATGACAGAAATTGTCCGTAAATACGGATTATCCTCAGTAACACTTGCAGAAAAACTTGCCCGTACCATCGGTGTTGAAAGAAAAGTAGTTGAGGGTAAGAATTTCAAAGCAGTCTTAAACGATAATTGTATCGAGCTTCCTACAATGGCAGATAACACGGTTGACCTCGTTGTTACCTCAATTCCGTTCAGCAATCACTATGAGTATACGCCAACCTATAACGATTTCGGACACAATGAGAATAACGAAAAGTTCTTTCAACAGATGGATTTTCTCACTCCGCACCTCTTGCGGGTATTAAAACCCGGACGTCTTGCTTGTGTTCACGTCAAAGATCGTATCTTATTCGGTAATGCAACCGGAGACGGAATGCCGACAGTAGATCCTTTTAGCGATATGACGGTCTTCCATTTTTTAAAGCATGGGTTTCGCTATATGGGGCGCATTATTATCACCACCGATGTAGTACGAGAAAATAATCAAACCTATCGGCTTGGATGGACTGAACAATGCAAAGACGGTTCAAAAATGGGTGTAGGATGCCCTGAATACATTCTGCTTTTCCGAAAGTTACCAACCGATACAACGAAAGCATACGCAGATACTCCGGTACAAAAGACAAAAGAAGCATATAGCCGCGGCAGGTGGCAAATTGATGCGCACGCATATTGGAGATCAAGTGGTAATAGGCTTGTGACACTTGAGGAATTAAAAGAATGTCCGGTATCCGATATGCAAAAATTGTACCGGCGCTATTCAAAAGAGCATGTTTACAATTATGCCGAACATGTCCGGCTGGCAGAAGAACTAGACGAAGCGCGGAAGCTACCGGCTTCATTTTCTGTTATTAGCAACGCTTCTCCAAGTGAGTATGTATGGGATGATGTCAATCGTATGTATACGCTCAATAGCGAGCAGTCGCGAAAAGCGCTTAATATGCACATTTGCCCGCTGCAAATAGATGTTGTTGAACGCCTTATTGAGCGATACTCAAACCCAAAAGAAGTAATTTACGATCCGTTTGCGGGGCTTTTTACCGTTCCGTATATTGCTGTAAAAAAAGGCCGCTATGGTATCGGACATGAGCTAAACGAGATTTCATTTAATGATGGCGTTGCGTATTTGAAAGAAGCTGATATTGAAAAGACAGCGCCAACGCTTTTTGATTTTGATGATTTTAAAATTACAAAATAA
- a CDS encoding DUF6291 domain-containing protein, with amino-acid sequence MAESFIFYETFAKQLKLLDKELRYRFYEAIIEYGLYGTKPDFTGLEACAWLPIQEAIDNAKARRIKNTEDGKKGGRPEIPQEIQQAVCEDLQAGLTQKEIAEKYGVSQQVVSKIKKEVYGTTYYKPSSNTTNLDVDVDVNGDVNGDVNEIVSPPEEPDGDVNPTPIKKTQIIPEQAERLAHLLYDLHRQSDPHFTTSQKHIEQWARDIEKLNRIDKRSYEDIEKVIRWAKTADNFWCPNIISGSKLRKKYPQVFLQMQQQYARSPPEGKNKRFDYNVTGAQEEMPF; translated from the coding sequence ATGGCGGAAAGTTTTATCTTTTATGAAACCTTTGCAAAACAATTAAAACTATTAGACAAAGAATTGCGCTATAGGTTTTATGAAGCGATTATTGAATACGGGCTTTACGGTACGAAGCCTGATTTTACGGGGCTTGAGGCGTGCGCCTGGCTTCCGATACAAGAAGCTATCGACAATGCCAAAGCCCGCCGCATAAAAAACACCGAAGACGGGAAAAAAGGCGGACGGCCGGAAATACCGCAAGAAATACAGCAGGCTGTCTGTGAAGATTTACAAGCAGGGCTGACACAAAAAGAAATTGCTGAAAAATATGGAGTATCACAACAAGTTGTATCAAAAATTAAAAAAGAGGTTTATGGTACCACGTACTATAAACCCTCGTCAAATACCACAAACCTTGATGTAGATGTAGATGTTAATGGTGATGTTAATGGTGATGTTAATGAAATAGTATCCCCGCCGGAAGAACCGGACGGGGATGTAAACCCTACACCTATTAAAAAAACACAAATAATTCCAGAACAAGCGGAGCGTTTAGCGCACCTACTCTATGACCTCCACCGGCAGTCAGACCCTCATTTTACTACCAGTCAAAAGCATATTGAGCAATGGGCGAGGGATATCGAAAAACTCAACCGCATTGATAAACGCAGCTATGAAGACATTGAGAAAGTAATCCGCTGGGCAAAAACGGCGGATAATTTCTGGTGCCCAAATATCATATCCGGCTCAAAATTGCGAAAAAAATATCCGCAGGTCTTTTTGCAAATGCAACAGCAATACGCCCGCTCCCCCCCTGAAGGGAAAAATAAGCGGTTTGATTACAACGTAACCGGCGCTCAAGAAGAGATGCCGTTTTAA
- a CDS encoding ATP-binding protein, which produces MRTCEIKQAKNCIPRFHGKEGTFHCKKHGNVKVMHLDGSTKPPECPLCMQEQEEQKKREKFEEQRIKHLLKIGIRDKYFNESFVTYNPPNEKAAQYLQDLYELAKNPRDTFVLMYGNGGTGKSHLASSAAILNNGIYTTWELLDLRLRSTYNSYAAKKTEYQMTMYFCTIPFLVIDEIDKGKNEDAKMRCLSLICRERYERNRPLWLAGNCNYEWVKTMLDSSVIDRLKEKGKSFNFFWESYRPKLREAEAI; this is translated from the coding sequence ATGCGCACGTGTGAAATAAAGCAAGCAAAAAACTGTATTCCACGTTTTCACGGCAAAGAGGGAACCTTTCACTGCAAAAAGCACGGGAACGTGAAGGTAATGCACCTAGACGGATCAACCAAGCCGCCAGAATGTCCTTTGTGTATGCAAGAGCAGGAAGAACAAAAAAAGAGAGAAAAGTTTGAAGAACAGCGAATAAAGCATCTGCTGAAAATCGGGATTCGAGACAAGTATTTTAACGAAAGCTTCGTCACTTATAATCCACCAAACGAAAAAGCAGCGCAGTATCTCCAAGACCTTTACGAACTTGCCAAAAATCCGCGCGATACGTTTGTTTTGATGTATGGGAACGGCGGAACAGGTAAAAGCCATCTTGCAAGTTCGGCGGCGATACTCAACAACGGAATATATACGACATGGGAACTTTTAGACCTAAGACTTCGATCAACGTATAACAGCTATGCAGCAAAGAAAACAGAATATCAGATGACGATGTATTTCTGTACCATTCCGTTTCTTGTTATCGACGAAATCGATAAGGGTAAAAACGAAGATGCAAAGATGCGCTGTTTATCGCTTATTTGCCGCGAACGGTATGAGCGCAATCGCCCGCTCTGGCTTGCGGGTAATTGTAATTATGAGTGGGTAAAAACAATGCTTGACAGTTCTGTTATTGACCGACTGAAAGAAAAGGGGAAGTCGTTCAATTTCTTCTGGGAAAGCTACCGGCCGAAGCTGCGGGAAGCAGAAGCGATTTAG
- a CDS encoding PBSX family phage terminase large subunit yields MTLPSSTLFAKVYNSAFKAIMAHKKERYTFTGGRASCKSSFISICIVLLIVMFPDYNALVIRKTANTLRRSVFEQIVWAIRLLGLERRFQIPRSQTAALPIIYNRGGSIQQRILFAGCDDPEKIKSLKTASGYFAILWVEEKTEFSANELQNIRISALRGGKTFYIFESYNPPSATRHWCNIEARTPDSNRMVIHTTYLDIPAAWLGEAILHDIAHTKETNERAYRNIYLGEATGTGLNVFENVKLQPITDDQIKAFDYLYRGVDWGYYPDPFQYVAVAYQKATLYVFDEMRLYKHGNIEAFNALKDHMNNQHDRYRFDTRQEGEKDGIALERITADSAEPKSIADFRAFGADMRGAIKGAGSRDAGFKWLQGLDSIIIDPVRCPHAADEFTLYEYEIDKRSGDVMTGYPDGQPDHCMDAVRYAMEAVYRRAGA; encoded by the coding sequence ATGACACTACCGAGTAGTACCCTTTTTGCAAAAGTATACAATAGCGCATTCAAGGCAATTATGGCGCATAAAAAAGAGCGGTATACGTTTACCGGCGGGCGAGCAAGCTGTAAATCATCGTTTATCTCGATTTGCATTGTCCTATTGATTGTTATGTTTCCAGATTATAACGCGCTCGTTATCCGAAAGACGGCCAACACTTTGCGCCGTTCCGTGTTTGAACAGATCGTATGGGCAATAAGGCTTTTAGGTCTTGAGCGCCGGTTCCAGATACCGCGCAGTCAAACTGCTGCCTTGCCGATTATCTACAACCGCGGAGGCAGCATACAGCAGCGGATATTATTCGCAGGCTGCGATGATCCGGAAAAAATCAAATCACTGAAAACCGCATCGGGGTATTTTGCTATTTTGTGGGTAGAAGAAAAGACTGAATTTTCAGCAAATGAATTGCAGAATATCCGTATATCAGCATTACGCGGCGGCAAGACATTTTATATCTTTGAAAGCTATAACCCACCGAGTGCTACACGGCACTGGTGTAATATTGAAGCGCGCACACCCGATAGCAACCGCATGGTAATACACACTACCTATCTCGACATCCCGGCGGCGTGGCTAGGGGAGGCAATCCTCCACGATATAGCGCATACAAAAGAGACGAACGAGCGAGCATACCGGAATATCTACCTTGGAGAAGCAACCGGTACCGGCTTAAACGTCTTTGAAAATGTCAAACTACAACCGATTACGGACGATCAGATAAAGGCATTTGATTACCTATACCGCGGCGTTGACTGGGGCTATTACCCCGATCCGTTCCAGTATGTAGCAGTCGCATATCAAAAAGCGACGCTCTATGTTTTTGATGAAATGCGACTTTACAAGCACGGAAACATAGAAGCGTTCAATGCCTTAAAAGACCACATGAATAACCAGCACGACAGGTACCGGTTCGATACGCGACAAGAGGGCGAAAAAGACGGAATAGCACTGGAGCGCATTACCGCCGATAGTGCGGAGCCGAAAAGCATCGCAGACTTTCGGGCGTTTGGAGCGGATATGCGCGGGGCAATAAAGGGAGCGGGCAGCAGGGACGCCGGTTTTAAGTGGTTGCAAGGGTTGGATTCTATCATCATTGATCCGGTACGGTGTCCGCACGCAGCCGATGAGTTTACCCTCTATGAGTACGAAATAGACAAGCGAAGCGGAGACGTAATGACAGGATACCCAGACGGACAGCCGGACCACTGTATGGACGCGGTGCGGTATGCAATGGAAGCAGTGTACCGGCGAGCGGGGGCGTAA
- a CDS encoding phage portal protein, protein MNILNLFKSYTIKEVTGIDTHISSVMYERIRLWADMAAGQAPWNEKAPPCGVLDQIAGRLAMMVLREIAIEVRSDAIKPVLEHLDANIDKIVEYITLLGSALIRPIYSAGKLQYEALPLGNYLPTSYDFDGTLTGALIFKQIVDGKKLYLLVEQHTYKDGAHSVECTLYRNDLGSMHKVNLTDCQQTADITPAYTWQHVKQPMIIEFRNHSTNKIDGSNVPVAIIAGAENLIRDADEQYERMNWEQEGGELRVFADRDMFEKRVIRDGGTVGVKMTKSLNRLVTMIDGDGSPDGKKITEHAPDLRTASQNEMFQQILRRIELTCNIGKGTISDMESVQQTATQYSGGRQELYAIIDRIEDEIEVKYQQCADVFAYMAAAYGLGSNDSHITVTWNDDATRKDVVQAKQLEMQEISAGIRDKWEYRRDFFGEDEPTAKANVPIEPVQSSPFDLA, encoded by the coding sequence ATGAACATACTAAACCTCTTTAAAAGTTACACCATCAAAGAAGTAACCGGTATCGATACGCATATTTCAAGCGTTATGTATGAGCGTATCAGGCTCTGGGCTGATATGGCCGCGGGGCAGGCTCCATGGAATGAGAAAGCCCCGCCGTGCGGTGTGCTTGACCAGATAGCGGGACGGCTTGCCATGATGGTATTACGTGAGATTGCCATAGAAGTACGAAGCGATGCTATTAAACCGGTATTGGAGCATTTAGACGCAAACATAGATAAAATCGTTGAGTATATTACGCTTTTAGGCAGCGCTCTAATACGACCGATTTACAGCGCAGGCAAGCTCCAATATGAAGCGTTGCCATTAGGGAACTACTTACCGACAAGCTATGATTTTGACGGCACCCTTACCGGCGCGCTGATATTCAAGCAGATTGTAGACGGCAAAAAGCTGTATTTATTGGTAGAGCAACACACCTACAAAGACGGCGCTCATTCGGTTGAATGCACCCTATACCGTAACGACCTCGGAAGTATGCATAAGGTCAACTTAACCGATTGCCAGCAAACCGCCGACATAACCCCTGCGTATACATGGCAGCACGTCAAGCAGCCGATGATTATTGAGTTTCGCAATCACAGCACCAATAAAATTGACGGCTCAAACGTACCGGTTGCAATTATCGCCGGTGCTGAAAATCTGATACGGGATGCAGACGAGCAGTACGAGCGAATGAACTGGGAGCAAGAAGGCGGAGAGCTTAGGGTATTTGCCGACCGCGATATGTTTGAAAAGCGGGTGATAAGGGACGGCGGCACGGTTGGGGTGAAAATGACAAAAAGCCTCAATCGGCTCGTTACGATGATAGACGGGGATGGCAGCCCCGACGGCAAGAAGATTACCGAACACGCCCCCGACCTCCGCACCGCTTCACAAAATGAAATGTTTCAACAGATACTCCGCCGCATTGAACTTACCTGCAACATCGGCAAGGGGACGATTTCCGATATGGAAAGCGTTCAGCAAACCGCAACGCAGTATTCAGGCGGCAGGCAGGAACTCTACGCAATCATTGACCGGATAGAGGATGAAATAGAGGTAAAGTACCAGCAATGCGCCGATGTCTTTGCGTATATGGCAGCCGCTTATGGTCTAGGCAGCAATGATAGCCATATTACCGTTACATGGAACGATGATGCCACACGAAAAGATGTGGTACAAGCAAAGCAGTTAGAGATGCAAGAGATTAGCGCCGGAATACGGGACAAATGGGAGTACCGGCGGGACTTTTTCGGAGAAGATGAACCAACCGCTAAAGCGAATGTCCCGATTGAACCGGTGCAGTCAAGCCCTTTTGATTTAGCGTAA